The Burkholderia mayonis DNA window TGATGCAGCGACTGGTGTCGCGCGCTCACATGCTCCGGTTCCAGATGTGCCGCCAGCGGCTCGACGCTCTTGCGCCGAATCGGCAGCATCAGCCCTTGGCAATAGCCCTTCAATCCTGATTCGCGATCGTTATGCCCAAGCGCTTCACACAAATGTTCCAGATACGTCTCGAACGACGTTTCCCAGTCCATCATTCCTCACGCCGTGGATGAAGAAGTTTCTATAATGGCATGAATTTTGTGACACAGTAAGACTAATGGCAAGTTAGCTGATTTATTCACAATAATTTTGAAGTTACGATGAATGATGCGTCTAATCATGCGGAATTCGGCGTTCTATATTCAAATCGCGTTTTACTTGGAGGGGAAATTTTGTAGATGGCGGCTGCAGCCAACATCCCCATTAAAAATATATAAATTGCAGGCGCGATATTCAAGTTAGTTAATTCAATCAGGTAAGCGCAGAAAACAGGGGATGTTCCACCAAAAATCGCGGTGGCAAATGAATAGGTAACGACCATTCCCAAGCTCCCCCAATTTTCCTTGAATAGATCTGGCAATACGACGAAAATCACCCCAACGACACATCCGGCCAATATCGCGAGGGCAGCTTGAGTGGACAATAGTACGAACATACCTCCGTATTGCATTATCGCAAATAATGGATAAACGGATATTGTTATTGTCATAGTTCCGAGTAGTGCGATATTTCTAGCACAAAAATAACGCTCGGCATAGCCGGCGCAAGTCATCGATATCGCGAATATTATCAGGGCCGCAATGTTGGACAATCGCGCATCAAAAATCTCCTGCCCGAGATAGACGTGCAAATAATGTGGCATCCATACAAAAATCGTATATATAACTATTTCCATAAATGCAACGACGGCGAGCGACTGAAGTAGTGGGAGAGCTGGCTTGGCTCTCAATTTCCCAGAATCCGCCACAACCTCACTCCTATTAATTGTCAATCTTAATAAATATATTGAAATCGACAATGGCACGCAAAGCAAAAACGGCCAGCGCCACGGCTCGTTAAGGTAGCTCGGATTTTCATATTTAATTAGATGATCGATGGCAAGCTTAATGTGCGGCAGCGAAAATACAGCCCCGGAAGCTAATAGCATTCCGACAAATCCGCTCGCCACAGTTAAGGCGCAATAGAGACCGCGATTCTTCCTGTCTGCATTGAGCGATACGAAATATCCACTTAATGGCATTTCTCCGCCTGCGCAGAATCCTTGAGTTATTTTCAGAATCAGCAGCAAGAAAGTTGCGAAATAGCCTGCTTTTTGATAAGTAGGGAGGAACGCGATCAGTGAGGCTGGCACTGCCATTCCTATCATGCTGATTCTTAGTGAAGCCCCTGTCCCGTATCGAACTCCTAAAATACCAAAAAGTATGCTGCCGATCGGTCGCGCAAGATAGCTACTAGCGAACACTGAGAAGCTTGAAATTAGGGCTGTTTTTTCGTTTGCATCGGGGAAGAAAAGCCTACCTATCTCTAGCGCCATGAACGCCATGAGTGAGAACTCATACCATTCAAAAAGATTTGCGGTAAGCGCAATCTTTAGAGTTTGGTCAGATTTCGATCGCACGAGAAGCTTCCTTTTACAAGCGACAGGACATATGGCAGGTTCCCATCAATTATTTTGTTGCGCAGAGCTGCGCAATGACATTCGACCGTTCTGTCTGAGATGCCAAGGAATCTTGAGATTTCTTTGTTGGTCAACCTCTCAGACTTCATCAAGAAAACTTGGATTTGTACATCAGTCGGCGGCACAAAAAAATATTTCTCAACTCCAAAATATATGAGGGTTCTATTGATTGAATCGGTGGTACCGTAAAACACCCGATTTAATCTATAGATTTCTATTGGCGGAAGTGTTCGTGTAATATCATTTCTGTAGGTTACGATTCCAAGTATATTTCCCCTGGATCCGAGAATGGGAAATTTTATCATCTCCTCAACCTGCGCCTCCCCGCAGTCGTCGAGAAATTGATGTCTTCCCAGCACGTGTGATTTATTCTCGCGCGCCGAGTGATCTAGGTCCTGAATCAATCGCGCATATCTAACCCCCCAGTCTTTTTTGTTGAATTTGACATCTTGTATTGTTAGCCCCTCGAGGTCTTTGGGATTCTTTATTCCGAATTGAATTGAATTGTGAGAATTATTTATAATATATTTTCCGGTGTCTGCTGCTTTTAGACTGGCGGAGGTTGGGAAGTTCTCTATAAGGCTAAATATTGCGCTATCGGATTCCATGGCATTCCCCTCGGGCTTTCGTTCGGAAGGGCACATTGCGGACTCGCCAGGATATAGCCCAACTTATAGTTTCCCTGTTTGTTCGCAAAGCCGTTGTCTTGTGCACTTAGGTTCACACTATATCAGTGATCTCCACGGATGCGCTACCGGATGTGTAACCGGAAAATCAACTTCAGGTATTCACCGACTAAATGGTATCTAACAGTCAGAATGAATCTTTATTCCCTGCGGATTCATCCCGTTGATCGTGGATAGATTGGTAAGGAGATTATTATCTCCGAATAGAGATGGTCTGGCTGTCCGGCGGCAAGCTGTTCGCTGCACTTTCGACTGGTGCCCCGGTACCAGCGACTGTTTGCCTTGTTTAGGCCACCGCCTGCTGCCCTCCGATCTGCCTCGGAGCAGGCGGTTTTGCGATCGTCGATATCGACGATCGCCTTTTTATTCCCGTCATATCGTCGCATGCATGGCACACGATACGCGCCCCTGACGACGCACGACGCTCGAATGTGCACGTTTAACGTAATTCGATTGGAGAATCATTGTGGCAACTTACGAGGAACTGAAAGCTCAACTCGATGCACTTAATAAGGAGGCCGAAGCAGCCAAAGAGCGCGAAATCTCGACAGCGCTGTCTCAGATCCGGGAAACCCTCCTGAGGTACGAAATTCGTCCCGACCAGATCTTTCCGCAATGGACGCGCCTTCGCTCGCCGGACAAGCGGCGTGGTCCACTGCCTCCAAAGTATCGGAACCCGATGACTGGGGAAACATGGTGCGGTCGAGGCCGAGCACCAAAATGGATGTCCGGGTTGCAGCGCGAAGAATTCCTTAGAGACGGTTTCAAAAAGGCCCGGTGGGGCTGTTAACTTTCGCGGCGAGCTGTTAACCTCAGGCATCGGAACAACCGAGACCGAGGAGATGGCCAAGCCGATCATCGACGACGAACTGTGGATATTGATCGAGCCGTTATTGCCGCCACCCAAGCCGCGGCGCGAGAAGAACCCAGGCCGCCTGCCTGTTTCGAATCGCGCCGCGCTGACCGGCATCCTGTTCGTTCTCAAGACGGGACTGCGCTGGCGCGACCTGCCCGCCGAGATGGGCTGCGGCTCGGGCGTGACTTGCTGGCGACGGCTACGCGATTGGCAGGCTGCGGGCGTATGGGATCGCCTGCACGAATTGCTGCTCGCGAAGCTGCGAGCAGCAGACCAAATCGATTTCTCGCGAGCCGCAGTCGATTCCTCATCGATTCGCGCCGTTGGGGCGGGCCAAAAACTGGGCCAAACCCCACCGATCGCGCGCGACCCGGTTCCAAGCACCACATCGTCACCGACGCCAATGGCACGCCGCTGGCGGCGATCCTGACCGGCGCGAACGTTCACGATGTCACGCAGCTGCTGCCGCTGATC harbors:
- a CDS encoding MFS transporter, with protein sequence MRSKSDQTLKIALTANLFEWYEFSLMAFMALEIGRLFFPDANEKTALISSFSVFASSYLARPIGSILFGILGVRYGTGASLRISMIGMAVPASLIAFLPTYQKAGYFATFLLLILKITQGFCAGGEMPLSGYFVSLNADRKNRGLYCALTVASGFVGMLLASGAVFSLPHIKLAIDHLIKYENPSYLNEPWRWPFLLCVPLSISIYLLRLTINRSEVVADSGKLRAKPALPLLQSLAVVAFMEIVIYTIFVWMPHYLHVYLGQEIFDARLSNIAALIIFAISMTCAGYAERYFCARNIALLGTMTITISVYPLFAIMQYGGMFVLLSTQAALAILAGCVVGVIFVVLPDLFKENWGSLGMVVTYSFATAIFGGTSPVFCAYLIELTNLNIAPAIYIFLMGMLAAAAIYKISPPSKTRFEYRTPNSA
- a CDS encoding helix-turn-helix transcriptional regulator, with protein sequence MESDSAIFSLIENFPTSASLKAADTGKYIINNSHNSIQFGIKNPKDLEGLTIQDVKFNKKDWGVRYARLIQDLDHSARENKSHVLGRHQFLDDCGEAQVEEMIKFPILGSRGNILGIVTYRNDITRTLPPIEIYRLNRVFYGTTDSINRTLIYFGVEKYFFVPPTDVQIQVFLMKSERLTNKEISRFLGISDRTVECHCAALRNKIIDGNLPYVLSLVKGSFSCDRNLTKL
- a CDS encoding H-NS histone family protein; protein product: MATYEELKAQLDALNKEAEAAKEREISTALSQIRETLLRYEIRPDQIFPQWTRLRSPDKRRGPLPPKYRNPMTGETWCGRGRAPKWMSGLQREEFLRDGFKKARWGC
- a CDS encoding IS5-like element IS402 family transposase (programmed frameshift; IS402 and ISBcen20 are only about 92% identical at the nucleotide level, but their predicted transposase sequences are 99.6% identical. This BlastRule uses both transposase model sequences, but names based on similarity to IS402.), yielding MAKPIIDDELWILIEPLLPPPKPRREKNPGRLPVSNRAALTGILFVLKTGLRWRDLPAEMGCGSGVTCWRRLRDWQAAGVWDRLHELLLAKLRAADQIDFSRAAVDSSSIRAVGAGPKTGPNPTDRARPGSKHHIVTDANGTPLAAILTGANVHDVTQLLPLIDAIPPIRGLRGHPLQRPRVVYADRGYDSERHRRALRDRGIEPVIAKRRTEHGSGLGKYRWVVERTHAWLHHFRRLRIRFERRADIHGAFLKLGCCLICWNTLRRADQSL